A window from Sinanaerobacter sp. ZZT-01 encodes these proteins:
- a CDS encoding AAA family ATPase, whose protein sequence is MSKIIAVYGRPGSGKSTLAANLSCALATKNQVVILASANLDYGGIQTFFGESISEEQGIFAALADTAEQPQRMLTPCKNRENIFLLGIPNKMTEPCMEELYENRTKRLFQQLQVCSDYIVIDCTGYLREPMTSLGLFLADQILCTYTLSSESGLWHQAMQSFFERFHIKELVKPVIGQWNIGCSMHEFLQLYGLTDTVQLPAVEDAVVFQNSGKLIYEMKSKEAKQYRAVMEQLAEEVQ, encoded by the coding sequence ATGAGCAAAATTATTGCAGTTTATGGAAGACCCGGATCAGGAAAAAGTACACTGGCAGCTAATTTAAGCTGTGCTCTGGCGACTAAAAACCAAGTGGTAATTCTAGCTTCTGCTAATCTGGATTACGGTGGGATTCAGACGTTTTTCGGAGAAAGTATTTCGGAAGAGCAGGGAATCTTTGCCGCATTGGCCGACACGGCAGAACAACCACAACGGATGCTTACTCCATGTAAAAATAGAGAGAATATTTTTCTTCTGGGAATTCCGAATAAGATGACTGAGCCATGTATGGAAGAGCTCTATGAAAACAGAACAAAGCGGTTGTTTCAGCAGCTTCAAGTATGTTCGGACTATATTGTGATTGACTGTACTGGATATTTGCGGGAACCAATGACTAGCTTGGGATTGTTTTTGGCAGATCAGATACTTTGCACCTATACCCTGTCTTCCGAAAGTGGGTTATGGCATCAAGCCATGCAGAGCTTTTTTGAACGGTTTCATATCAAAGAACTGGTAAAGCCGGTGATTGGGCAGTGGAACATAGGATGCAGTATGCATGAATTCCTTCAGCTGTATGGGCTTACCGATACCGTACAGCTTCCTGCCGTAGAGGATGCTGTGGTATTCCAAAACAGCGGGAAGCTCATTTATGAGATGAAGTCCAAGGAGGCAAAACAATATCGAGCTGTGATGGAGCAGCTGGCAGAGGAGGTACAGTAG
- a CDS encoding bacterial Ig-like domain-containing protein — MKNKKYGIRVVLLAVLVAVGAQAMTVLDFDRSTAYGYSVDKVLSKAVTDSKTSSNNSFDQKMEYTDADGYKGSLDKNGASFVKSGSYNPGSPGHVHTSSCETYNYVCWKCGYTTTYGHGHGAGYCVNCKKDSCLNQGKVFKCGMYEGQGYIPASDTRIYQQNYAGTVYKTVKEYPELTSIVIVKQPNKAHYKEYEDFEPEGMVVQAIYADGHQEEVTGYTLSKQTNLDPSVNSIRVTFSENGGTAYADVPITVAKLTGIHVSKLPETVEYLEGLVNIDLTGGELALEFNDGSTKEIPLTEASVITHGSEVGEIEIKVGYKEFTTTYKAKVKAKSPIKLEIMTPPSKLQYIEDLPFDFDGISVKVTYDNGTFDIAKELSSTDGAALQLGQTLVTIAYYENDVTVTCQQPITVIKKSPVKLIVEKVPDKVKYEWSEPLDLSGSAIRMYYDNGKDELLTLDQVTATGYEAKQTGKQTITVSSKGCSDTFEIEVGKAPVTEITLLTSPGAIVVQNASLDLNDATIEVIRADDSKETVKVTKDMILPFDSSVLGKQTIKIIYEGKQCEFEITVVRKPSSSKPNAEKPIGEVIVKGEDRLGKSDVVLSEGENGNIRVKVNQSHDAMYMVIPMLDNKVARNVINNTIPSFQAIMEGKLYVKITGDAEFEFIDNSKDFVDTNTHWAKQEIDKAASREIFAGIGDKRFAPDDTMTIAMMAAILHRLDGYKADQLPTNKGQWYDPDLAWVKEYIAREEDLVRPEAAVTKEQLARMLYQFAEHSGVEVEKETDPVTWMQNNGILIERIGGSLQLSDTATRAEVATIINKSIEAMLIRVK; from the coding sequence TTGAAAAACAAAAAATATGGGATAAGAGTCGTCTTATTAGCAGTGCTAGTAGCAGTAGGAGCACAGGCGATGACTGTTTTAGATTTTGATCGTAGTACAGCGTATGGGTATAGCGTTGACAAAGTTTTAAGTAAGGCGGTTACTGACTCAAAAACAAGCTCTAACAATAGTTTTGATCAAAAGATGGAATATACAGATGCGGATGGATATAAAGGATCACTTGACAAAAATGGAGCCAGTTTTGTCAAGAGTGGCAGTTATAACCCAGGGAGTCCAGGGCATGTGCATACTAGCAGTTGCGAGACATATAATTATGTGTGTTGGAAGTGTGGGTATACTACCACCTACGGTCATGGGCACGGGGCTGGTTACTGCGTCAACTGTAAAAAAGACAGTTGTCTTAACCAGGGGAAAGTATTTAAGTGTGGTATGTATGAGGGACAAGGATATATCCCAGCATCAGACACAAGAATATATCAGCAGAACTATGCGGGCACAGTATATAAAACGGTGAAGGAATACCCAGAGTTAACCAGTATCGTTATTGTAAAGCAGCCAAATAAGGCACATTACAAAGAATATGAGGACTTTGAGCCGGAAGGAATGGTTGTACAAGCCATCTATGCAGATGGTCATCAAGAGGAAGTAACAGGCTATACGCTTTCTAAGCAAACAAATTTAGATCCTTCGGTAAACAGTATTCGCGTCACATTTTCTGAAAATGGTGGTACGGCTTATGCCGATGTTCCGATTACAGTAGCAAAATTAACAGGAATTCATGTGAGTAAGCTGCCGGAGACAGTAGAGTACCTTGAAGGGTTAGTAAATATCGACTTAACCGGAGGGGAGCTTGCTTTGGAATTTAATGATGGCAGTACAAAAGAAATTCCATTAACAGAAGCCAGTGTGATCACTCATGGTTCTGAGGTAGGGGAGATAGAGATAAAGGTTGGATATAAGGAATTTACAACGACATATAAGGCTAAAGTAAAAGCAAAATCACCTATTAAGCTTGAAATCATGACACCACCATCAAAATTACAATATATTGAAGACCTACCATTTGACTTTGACGGCATTTCGGTCAAGGTTACTTACGATAATGGAACTTTCGATATAGCAAAAGAGTTATCTTCTACTGATGGTGCTGCGTTGCAATTAGGACAAACCTTAGTAACAATAGCATATTATGAAAATGATGTAACCGTAACCTGCCAGCAGCCGATTACAGTAATCAAAAAATCACCGGTTAAGCTTATCGTTGAAAAAGTTCCGGATAAAGTGAAATATGAATGGAGTGAGCCGTTAGATCTAAGTGGGAGTGCCATTCGAATGTATTATGATAATGGAAAAGATGAATTGCTAACATTGGATCAAGTGACAGCAACCGGCTATGAGGCGAAACAGACAGGAAAACAGACGATTACTGTAAGCAGCAAAGGTTGCAGCGATACATTTGAAATAGAAGTTGGGAAAGCTCCAGTTACTGAAATCACCTTGCTTACCTCACCAGGAGCTATTGTTGTACAAAACGCTTCGCTGGATCTGAACGATGCAACAATTGAAGTAATAAGAGCCGACGACAGCAAAGAGACGGTTAAGGTAACAAAGGATATGATTTTACCGTTTGATTCCTCCGTTTTAGGAAAGCAGACCATTAAAATTATCTATGAAGGAAAACAATGCGAATTTGAAATTACTGTGGTAAGAAAGCCGAGCAGTAGTAAACCCAATGCGGAGAAACCAATCGGAGAGGTCATAGTGAAAGGGGAGGATCGTTTAGGAAAATCAGATGTTGTTTTATCAGAAGGAGAGAATGGTAACATTAGGGTTAAAGTAAACCAATCTCATGATGCCATGTATATGGTAATTCCGATGCTTGACAACAAAGTAGCTCGAAATGTCATTAATAATACCATCCCATCTTTTCAGGCAATTATGGAGGGTAAGCTGTATGTCAAGATAACAGGAGATGCAGAGTTTGAGTTTATCGACAATAGCAAGGACTTTGTTGATACAAATACACATTGGGCAAAGCAGGAAATTGACAAAGCAGCATCCCGAGAAATCTTTGCGGGAATAGGCGATAAACGATTTGCACCGGATGACACCATGACTATCGCAATGATGGCCGCTATTTTGCATCGATTGGATGGATATAAAGCGGATCAGCTACCAACGAATAAGGGACAATGGTATGATCCAGATTTAGCTTGGGTAAAAGAGTATATTGCCAGAGAAGAAGACCTTGTGAGACCGGAAGCAGCTGTTACCAAGGAACAGCTGGCCAGGATGCTATATCAATTTGCAGAGCATTCCGGCGTGGAAGTGGAAAAAGAGACTGATCCGGTAACCTGGATGCAGAACAATGGCATCCTAATAGAAAGAATTGGAGGGAGCTTGCAATTGTCTGATACAGCAACCAGAGCAGAGGTCGCTACCATTATCAATAAGAGCATCGAAGCAATGTTAATTCGTGTGAAATAG
- the cpaB gene encoding Flp pilus assembly protein CpaB, with product MLFKKKEKLQEKVKLRRNPGKYLKNKKLLSLLCIVLAAILSFVVLPKLYEQQADTAMVVAVAENIKKGEIIKANKVIEKKVGAYGLPSGIIKSIQKVEGKVAKVDLLAGDYITDAKIGDFVSDPIIENIVKQGKQLTTITLQSNAAGLASHLQKGDIVNVGTVRETDAGFQVIFETSLKNLEIYDIENADAVSVDDVKASKADAVDAIPQTITFIVTETQAARLLDAEYNGKIHITLIKR from the coding sequence ATGCTATTTAAGAAAAAAGAAAAACTGCAAGAGAAAGTAAAGCTTCGGAGAAATCCCGGGAAATATCTAAAAAATAAAAAGCTATTAAGCTTGCTATGCATTGTACTGGCAGCAATACTTTCCTTTGTCGTGTTACCAAAGCTTTATGAGCAGCAAGCAGATACGGCAATGGTTGTTGCAGTTGCAGAGAACATTAAAAAAGGGGAGATCATTAAAGCAAATAAAGTGATTGAAAAAAAAGTTGGAGCGTATGGATTGCCTTCAGGTATTATAAAAAGCATACAAAAGGTAGAAGGAAAAGTTGCAAAGGTGGATTTACTTGCCGGTGATTATATTACCGATGCAAAAATTGGTGATTTTGTATCGGATCCTATCATCGAAAATATTGTAAAACAGGGAAAACAGCTTACCACCATTACATTACAATCCAATGCTGCGGGGCTTGCCTCTCATTTACAAAAAGGTGACATTGTTAATGTTGGAACAGTCCGAGAAACAGATGCGGGCTTTCAGGTTATCTTTGAGACATCTTTAAAGAATCTTGAAATCTACGATATTGAAAATGCAGATGCAGTTAGTGTGGATGATGTCAAAGCATCCAAAGCTGATGCCGTCGATGCAATACCCCAAACCATAACATTCATAGTCACAGAAACGCAAGCAGCAAGGTTATTGGATGCAGAGTATAATGGCAAAATTCATATTACATTAATAAAGAGATAG